TCTGTTATATAAATATTACAAACAGCTTCACTCtgctatgtagagaataacaaatattgacacatgtattgatgaagaagatggAAATCTTTggtagctcatttcaggatggcctgaccaaaaatggcaaaaatagttgcaaaaatacataattgaagatttcattataatttgtaCATATCACATTAAGACTATCCCTAAGAATATGTCAACCCAAGCaatcagacgagtagttttttgagaaaaatttttggccaaaagatggcaaaaattgcccccaaaatacaaaattgcagataacatcataatttaaatatgTTATATTGCgataacccctaggaacctgtataacaacaagtcatcattgatgacacagtccccacttgtttaatgggtactttgattacaagtccttggagagGATAGAGAGTCCTGTCcattaattgggtctgtgattaaagaCGAGTTCTGATGTGGTGGAAACGTTAAAACAAtgtgggctgccaccctaattacaaaacgtCATCAAAGCTATAAGCctagtagtttttgagaaacaaatttcttgaccaaaaattgtcccaaaattaCTTAATTGttaatttcaccataatttgaatatatcacatttggATCATCCCTttgaatctgtataccaaatataaaagctatcagacacatgattttggtgaaatgcaattttcaccaaaaatgacaaatatggcctgaaaaatataaatttgcatatttctgcacaatttgtacaaatctgaaataggtcaTCCCCGGGGACCTATATCCcagatatcaaagctgtctgacctgcaattttgaagatttttaaagattttttaaccaaaaatgacaaaaactgccttaaaatataattttgcacATCTCATCAGAATTTGAGTAAATCTAAATAAAGTCATCCCAGAGACCTGTATACcacatataaaagctgtctgaccagccgTTAAAGAGAAGAAAATAGCAAAactagcctcaaaaatacaaatttacatatttcaaaacaattggaacaaatctgattaagatcatccctggtaacctgtaatccaaatattaaggGAATTGGACtggctgtttttaaaaagcttaGAATGTAAAATGTTGCCAAACAACAGACGCCACTGCCACACATTCACCTATCAGATAAGCTTCCTGTCACTGACAGAAAAGTCAGACTGCTCTGATTTTATTATCAAATGATTAAGCCTACTGCTGctaaaaatatacattattaagTGCTTAAGTATTATCGCAAGTGATCTTTACCCACTGTATCATTATAAGATTACTGTTCTGGgatttccaaatatttttttgacaGAGCACAATTTCTTCTCACTTACTTGATTTTTTCCAGGTACTCTGATGTGTTCTGATTGGCCATGTTAGATGGACTTATATGGAGCTTGAAGTCAGGTCCAAAATATTCAAAGTAGTCATTATATGGCAGTTCTATGTAAAGagaggaaaaaaaaatagtgGTAGTCACAAAATCAATTAAAACAAGCAACCTTTTATGCTTTCAATTCCTGCAATTCTTACTGTATGATGTTGCAACAATCTTTCTCATAATGTATTACCGTTCACACTGTAACAAAACAATTTACTGCCGGTATGTAGTTTGGTCACCAGTTCAAAGACATAGTCCatgatagaaatattgaatTCAACTTATTGCAATGGAATTATTCATCTGAATGTCTCGTCCTATCTTCAGCTCAGCTACAAAAGAACAATCAGTGCATAATTACAAAAGCatatatcattgtaaaaatcaaGTTATCCATCAGGGAAGGGTGAATTCTTCCCCATCGTTAAAAGGGCAAATGCCACTTAGGCGACAGTTTACCCTTTTTAAAGAATAGTATCAATGACTTTGTGGctacattttgatcaaaattaatgtaaatAGCCATCAGAGAAGCTGTTtcaaatgagtttcaacaaaacAGCAGGAAAAGTGGTCTCTGAAAATTTACATCTGCAAATTTCATGATCATTTGAAAAATTCTCAATAACGTCATGCCTGGAAATCTGACCACCAAATTTTCATGGCTAATCCAACAAAGGTTGCAGAGATATTTGACAAGAAAGAGAATATCGCCCTAAAAATTTAAAGCTATTAAACAAGGCACCTGGTGAGAAACTCATctaaataatttacatattgttgAAGGTAAAggaacaaaatcaaattttaagttGTTAGACAAGTAGTTTCAGAGACGCTTTTAACACATCACATACCAAATTTTATTCTAATTGCACATACTTGAATGAAACATTGCCAGAAGGGCAAGTACCAAATATCTCAGCAGTTGGTTAGTTCTTGAAGTTTTgattatttaacattttcacctTTTCATGACTTACTTgcataatttgcaatattttgaagCAATATGCATGGTTGATATTAATCAAATCTTccacttatgacacaaagtaaGAGCATCAATGTCGCAATTTCTAAGTTTTTGCACGGGATGAACATACATGCAGACATGTCCGGGTACACACACAACCAATACACACACCGACTCCCCACACAGAAACACACATTCATACATTAGCACATGGAGCTATAAATATTATCGGGGAAAACTATTTTTCTCGAATACTGAGTAGAAAAAAACAAGTGAAACTCTTGCtttatgttgcattttaacagtGAATTGTGTACATTAACACATTCACCTGTTCTTTGATGAACACAAATAAACACCTACCGGTACACCCATATACAAACATGATTGTGCTTTATTCATAAGGGACTGCACAATGTATGAACCAGAAAGCTACCGCACTTGAATAAGCACAGCGTCGATAGCTATAATTTtcaagatgatgatgattaaaattctctttctcccaagtcgtagttatttctgtggtttgtctatggagcctggtagcaAGAGGATTAAGTTTAGTTTTAAGACATCCACACACAGTATTTggtatatatatgtttattgaATTCCAACTGCCTGGAGTTTATTAACAGGAAGTCATATTAAAGGTAcgctgtcacctgttccaattttgccacagttaccatggaaagagataatctaaccaatcacagattttaagcggatggccgctttttaaaaacagcgccctcacacgggcatttcgaataccaaggaacgcccctttgaccatatatgggcatatttatattataggtgactgtatacctatAAGTGTCATCTgattcaatttgtttttgtcaagcactgaaatttgatctgTTAAACATGTATTGAGTTTGGTTTTTACTCGTCTCGCCTTTTGTTGATTATTTGTCTTGCCTATTGTTGACTTACTAGAAATTCCAGCCACCTATGATATTTCAATGCCACCTTGTCACATGACCAGTGTGCAATGTTAGTGTTGGATTTCAAAATCTTAACAGTCCATATTAAGCTTACAGAGTTTCCTTTAGTCAGCTTAATACAAATAGTGCATGcaacatgaaaattaaaaagagaACGCTCATGAGTCAGTGGCACATCAAATGACCTAAAAAGGCCacactacaaataactcataagtTCTCTTTGTAAACGATCTGTAACCATGGTCTTTGTAATAAAAGACGctcaaatgaaaatgtgattTCAGTTTGGTTTCTAATTATTTATGCACCAACACAACACGCAAATAATCTCTCAAGACTAGAATATTTAATTTGGatataccgtattcctccgattctaagacccccttttcagaaccaaagaTAACGAAAAAGATATGGGGGGTCTAataaacggatgtcaccgcGAAATTGAACGTCgaagttaatttatgctaatttatgcaatgttatgcaaatttttatgccaatgatttttTGATTCACACTACAGAGAACTCACactttgtgatatcgactcatgCCATGCTGCGTAGATACTGGCAGTCGAATCTGTACaagtataaattaatggagatccacaagtcttgaaatataacgtatttgccataccttcttttactaaacaatacgatagcaataaatctatgtatttcgtgaatagataatcaccacgaaACTTTGTACAACAAGTACGTTCCTCGGCAGCAGCTAGCTCCCCATAGCATGGCCACAAAGGTCAGACAATGAGTGAAGGGAAAGTCCCTGaagttccgctggctgtgattggtcaatatacgcaataggtcaaaggtgtcagtgcatgaggtcaaggtaaaattctgttcagtgggatggtgtccgtccgatgttttctatgtacgattttcatttactgtactccttaaaataaacgatcAATTACTGTACGTcgtgagttttattattttgctcctagtttcaaaaagtctaaccgtatctcgaaacgaaatgtgatcttacgaacaggcaggctcgaacaggtaaagtgttgaggcatcggctggccgagacgaaagattgctGCGGCAATctgctttatatttgatgtgttgaatttttggcaatacaccctgaagtttttttattacttgtatcgatgaccgaaatgtctcctgatgtggaattcagtcatctatgatcaactgttcggaatatggtacgatcatgcacgtttttgttctaacagtaagtgtatagggccgtttaagcttatgaagttgggtatttttccctcgcaagacttcgaaagcgtgcataatcttgaaaatctgttacactatcgttctactcattgctgggactagttcaggaaaggacacacacaaatgccgttcaaacaataaataccttcattacatgagaaaaactacaaaattgatgaaacataaacggaagaaattcaaagaattttcagttcatgcgcggaagaaactttggatatggcgtttcgtttgtcaacacaataactGCCCTCTTCATCTAAGTCAAACCAGTCGAAGTCGATATCGTCGTCATTAAGTCTTTTCGAAAGATTTTACGATGCcaatgatatttctattttcactgattgcttatacggtaaagttgaacgtaagagaaaacttgcagcgcttcacaatgatcacaaaagaaaacttacgtgatagaaaactgatgaaaaaatctttttatactttaatggtaaatttgaacgtaagagaaaacgtgcagctattcacaatgatcacaaaagataccttacctgatagaaaactgttgaaaaaatctttataaGCACACCATTTAAAGAGCAACTTTTTATGTGCCGTAGTCTTTTGCCTCAGtagtatgaaaacaaaagtgtaaaagttgAGCGAAGCAAGTTCAAAGCTCGTGTCATTCACACGTCCCAAATTTTCTATTGATAACGGCAACAAAAGGATTTCCCAACATCGTCACAAGATCCTATAAAAATGCGTCGATTTATCGTAGactttattttcagaaaagtcaTAAGACAGTGCATGGTCGTCATGGGCaagaaaaaagtaattattaaaaacattttcGCTGTCGGCATGCCTAACTACCGTCGCAATCAGCTAGAACTTGGTTTGCCGTATGAACTTCGAGATGCAGACAATTAACATACACGATCGAAATGCTGTAGCTGTTGTTCAAGATGGttgcaaagttgaaagtttgaagcgaGATGCAGCACTCATACTGGGCACGGTTACTTTCGAATATCATCGATCGTGACGTGTCAGTCAACAAAAATACTACTTGAAGGTAAAGAAGAAAGCATTCATCCATTCTCCAAGAGTTGGCATGGCAGAGAAATGTCACGTCGGTGTTTTGGCAAATAATGCGGCTGTACCTCTGCTAAAGCAATCAGTCCGAGGTACTGTTTTCACCGTTCATATTCACTAAAACAGACCAAATCTTgccgctgaccaaaaaaatgAAACGGCCCTTTTAAGGGCGACAACAGTCTCCAAAAAGACAACTACTGATACccaaacttttttgtgtttgtatgagtGTAAATTGAGTTTGTTTGATCGTGATGAAATGAGcgaatcgtacttgatcgacaAGTCCGAAAACCCGACGATcctaaatgttcatttcatggtagCCAAATTGCATCGAAATGTTCGATTCGTACATAAtcagatgttgaaaaatctgcttattttgatggtagcaaaatgacagtaacGAAAAGACGACATTGTACTAGATCGAGACGCTAaaaaatccaactcttttatattgttcatttaggTAGTAAAATCCAAGTGTAGTTTTATCGTCAGGAAATGATAGAACTGTTCCCGATTGACATGTTCCAAACCCCAACAatagtgtgcgtgtgtgtgaggtttgatacttcactttgacacttgtttgtgactttgataagcagCGTAGGTGTTATGGATATTCTGGTCccattacatgacaatggctctattgttccagtCAAAATTCGGGTGTACCCCCctggggggtcttataaacgaaCTAACGGCTAATTacgaattgataaaataatcctggggggtcttataaacgggcggggtcttagaatcggaggaatacggtaactattttattttattaataccaTACCATAATCTGATGttagaaaatatacaaataaatctGAACTACATAAATTGGTTTTCAGCATCATTGATTGTATACGACAAAAGTCAAAAGGACATGCAAAACCATGAGCACAATGAGGGGACCAGTGGCAGGAAGTGTAAATCAGTTTGCACGGAGGATAACATGCTTTTTATATCAGTATGACCAATGTAATCATTGTAAACTACTTGTAAAAACATATTGTGTTTTATTGTAAAATCAATGGACAATGCAATATTATCTTTTTTCATGCATATCAACAGAATAAATTGCCAAAAATTAACAGAATAGGAACCAATCACAAGTTTTCCAAATAACTTTTTATGTATATGTCAAAGCATTAAATCTAAAATATTAATTGACATACACCACCAAAATTGATGATCAAAATACACCAAGACaaagcagaatacaaaataTACTTTGATTATCATATATTTAGGAGATTATAGAGATTGAATGAGACGAGGAATATATCATGAATTATACTATACATATACAGGTAGAATTTTACAATCCAACAGGAAATAACATGTTTTCCCAGTTCTAATCTGTAATCATGACTTATTTTGCACAAACAGGGCACTTTTTTTCAGCTGTAAAATTTGATGGGAAATAATCAGTAAATTTGAGAAGGGCCGGCATAAAGTCCTAACTCCTTTTTTTGAAGTGCATAACAAGTTAATAATAAAGAATGATTATAGGTGAAAAGTGCTTTGAATAAATCCATTTCTTGTTAAAACTGTGACACAAGGACCCATTTAAcatgaccagatatgaactgaaaatgctcacatgtttcatacagttatgtgtaaatttgaacctttgccacatgtttgcaacttcattgaaagtattatgatcaacataatgaacaataatcaccgccgattaattctcaaaggtcatgaagtatacaaatatgtaattagctgaaataaaaatattaaagttctttgactgctgtcattgtatcaccattttatatagcaagtgtaattaccattggccaagtccttcaagccatatatgccgagctgtgaaagctcattagatatgcaaattgtaaattagctgacatgaaaatgtgaaatgactttcgatattgttttaaccaggtataatcatcaatgttgtcatgttttgccaactttgatcaagtaaatcccagtatatatccctaataagcaaagttcattaaatatgtaaattaggaattgacataagtaaaaatgcttaatgattgtcaataatgttgtatcatggtatctgcaatatatgtaacaagttttgtcaactttggtcatgtcaattcagatatatatctctaattaggaaagttcattaaacatgcaaattaggaattgctgaagagaaaatgcttaatgactttcaataatattgtattacagtgtctgaaatgtacatagcaagttacatcaattttgatcaagtcaattcagatgaatatccctaagtatgaaaattcatttaatatgcaaattaggaattggctgaagtaaaaatgtcttttgactttcaataatgttatatcacagtatctttgatgtatatagcaagtttcaatgactaaaatcaagttaaattgtgttgctaagttatccctatataccaaaaatcagacctctagctctattggctagctcagaattagatatgcacataactaatgaggtacaggatgtgatgtcataaggtctcccatcataccaaatatgaagggtgtagcacttgtggttactgagttatggacatatactcatatttaaggtcaaaggtcatcgagatcacatgacattttgtcaaaaaatttgtattgctaagttgtccctatataccaaaaatcagacctctagctctattggctagctcagaattagaaatgcacataataaataagttgcaggaagatgccaaggtcaaaggtcaagtggaatccccaaaattgtggagagcaatttggtcccctactggccattgtccaatagaagctggctgtcttggactttaacatacgCCAGAATAacccattgccatagcttagctgcataggtataggggcggtcaaaggtcatagaaaaatcagaaaaataatactttaaaaatcttcaaaattggcaagacctgtgactttgatatttggcatgaaggagcaaggctataaggtctaaccagggtaaggttggtagcgggtcgagttgactggggtcgagttggttaggggtcgagatgtccagaaaccatggtcatcatgcttcccatagactaccatgtatcacaaaaattaaaactgtgataacttcattaatatgcaagccacgcccaccaaaaccttttcagttctagccatttgaattctgaagatgtctactgaatttgactgaaatacctTCAGCCGTtattgagataatggggatacagacacacggacacacggacacacacacagacacacagacagacatggctaaaccatatgctcacgtgtgtgaacacgtgagcaaaaaatataacaaaagatcaaaaataacaaaagagtAGTTACATTGATGAAGAAACTTGAAATTTGTCCTCGGATAGTAAAGTACCGTCTTATTCATTGGGGGCTGTTTTAGATTTATGTTGTTGGAAAATCAcatatttatggaaatatttAGCCACTGTACACATTTTGACGTTTCACAAAACTGCAACTCATTCTGAGTCAATGAGGAACaatcacaaaagtattagcCACAATAAAAATTTCTAATTCAATAAATCAAATCGTGCTTGATGTACAAAAGAACGTATTCATACCACAACAAATATTCTACACCAAGGGACAATGAGAACTTTGTGGACTTACTTTTCAATACTTCCCGTTTTGTTATATTCCATGTCGTTAAAAATACAACACTACAGTATGTTCCTTATAATTCATGTATATtaagatgtgaaaaatacaaatcaaggaaactgaagaaaagaaaaaaaaattgcatgctAATCTTGTGTATGGATTACAATGCTACCAGGTTCGGAATGTCaatacaataaacaaaagacaaaaactgCCAAATCGATATTAGACATTGATTTGCAATGTTATGCTTTCTTTCTGTCTCATCACACTTTGGGTTTTATTGTGATGAAGAATGGTGTTTGTTAATATGAGAAAATGGATCTTAAAATATGTTAATATATTCGTGAGAAACTTCAAACTGTATATATTCAATAAATCAGGAAGTTGAAGTGAAGAAAGCATAACTCTTGACATGATGTATAATTTTTAAGCAATCGGCAAATCCTACGGCTATGGCTTATCAACTATCACAATATCCTGACCCACCTCCCCTACGCACACAATACAAGGCAAATACCAGGAAAATGGTGCAAACTTTTGCTGAACTTTTCATGGATGACATCATTTAACATTATTAAATTCTAGCTTCTCAATATTCCACTCCAGTGAAAACGTAACAATGCAAAACGTGCAACTGGCATATTAAATACTCCACAGACACAACTGTAGGACATAACCATACTGGTATAGAATAGTTGTAAGACAATTTTACTATTGGCATCTGACAAACAACATGCTTGCCAAATTTCTCGAGAATACACAGAAAaaaactgttttcaaaaatttcaaagagaCTCATTACACTTTGTGCAAACGGTCAACTTTCCCAGGAACTTTAATAGCATCTTCTAACTTTGCCCAAAACAACTGCCTGGCAGTTGGATTGTTTTTGGGGGGCCATTCTATGAAAGTCTTTTTAGCAAAGAGCTTTCTCAACCTTCTTGGCAAATCTTTCTCAGGAATCGGTTCCAGTAAAACCAGAACAACTACATCTCTACCTTCATCAAACAATCTATGCAAAGCCATTTCCATCTCAAAGTAACACCattcacttttcacaaagtttggtGTCAACAAGAGAATGGTCTTCCTACTGTCCTGGATGCTGTCAATGATGTTATCAATGATGGATTTTCCACCAATGAAGTGTTTGGAGTCAACACATATCCTAAACTTTGTCTCAAGATGGTGAAGTAACTCATCATTAACAAAATCTTCATCCTTGCTATTGTATGACACAAATGCATCATATTTCTTCTGCTTTTCTTCCAGGTCAACAATTTcacgataacccttgaccttcAACTTGACCACAAAGCAGGCATACTTTATGTACCAGCGATTGTATAAACACACAGCCGAGAGAGTCACCATAAAGACAGTAGCAACAGACAAGCTAATGATTATGTATGTGACGAGGTTTGAATCACACTTCAAAAGCCAAGGATTGAAGTCTTTGACATATGACACTTGGCTGTCAGTGCTGTATGAACAGTGGTAATCATTAAAACCTTCGAGAGCCACCACTTTGTCACTGTCAGCCCACTTTCTAAACCAGCTCAGCTGACAGTCACAACCAAAGGGCAATCTCTGCAAATCTACAACACGCAGAGACGGAAGAAATTTGCCTGAAAGGAATGATTCTGGAATGGAAACAATTCCATTTCTAGCCAACAACAATGTGGTCAGATTAGGTAAATACCATGAACTTCCATTGATGGTGACTATCTTATTGCTTCTCATGTCAAGGTATCTCAGATGTGTAAGACTACTGAACTGTGACATATCAAGGTGGGTCAACTCATTTTCTTGAAGGTGAAGTTCCTCAGCTTTCGGAATGCTTTCAAAGACACTGGACGAAAGGTAAGAAATGTGTGTGAGAGAAAGATACAGCTTACTTAGCTTGGGAAACTTTAAACCTATTGCTGACCACCCAGCATTGAGTGAATTATCCCAAAAATCTACCCATCTACCTACTTTATAGTTTCTGAGGACTAGAGTCCTGATGGAAAATGCACCTTTTAGTACCTTGAGGTCAAACTTACGGCCAGAAAGATCCAAGTGTTCAAGATTAGGAAGTTCAGAAAATGTGACATTATCATAATAATTACTTGATGGATTTActtcattttcagaaaaatctaGAAACTTAAGTGATTGTTGTTTCAGTAGACAAGAAAAGCTAAATTTAAGCAACTTGTTACCCTTGAgttttaaatattgtaaattggGTACGTGGCACAGGCTGATTGTCAAGAGTTCATCATCTTGTTTAAGGCCCATTTTGTTCATAACTAACTCTCTTAGCgtggaaatattgaaaactgattGAAATACTGAATCTGGATCACACACCATGTACTggttttttgaaatgttaagCACCTTCAAATTGTAATCATTGTGAGAAAACACACGCAAGGAAGCAAGAGCTGTTGAATCAAGACGATTGTATGATAAGTCCAAAACCTCTAGTTGTTTCAAACCTAAAAAAGTATCTTTGTTGAGTAAATACAATGCATTGAAACTAAGATTAAGAATTCGCAATTTTCGAAGATGTCTGAAAGCAGTGGGGCTGATGGACTTCAGTTTGTTATTTGATAGATTCAGCAATGTTACAGTGTTTGGCAAAGCTTTGGTAATATTCTGTTCTTGTGACACACATTGTGACTTGGGTGAAAATCCTGAATACGCAAGTGACTTCAATGAAGGGGAGAATAACACGTTTGTTTTCATGTCATTAGTCTTTTCCATGGGAAACTTTTCAATCATCAGTAAACTGgtattcaaatattgaaatgcatCTGGAGCAAGATAACTTTCAGCTTCCTTTACATATTCAAACACACTGGTTGTGTACATGGCGCGGACAACAGCCTTTCTCAATGAAAGTCTTCTGACTGATTCCCTGAACTTGATTGTTGAAAAATTGCCACCTACGTACAAGACCTGAAGACTGATCAGATTTGAAAGTGCATCTGAAGGTATGACATGCAGCCTGGTTGGAGACAGATACAATATTTCCAGTTTTGCAAGCTTACTGAAAGAACATGGGTACAGATGGGTAATGTATGTAAATGAGAGATCCAGTAATTCCAACTTCTCCAACTGGTCAAAAGCATCCttggtaatattttcaattgGGTTCCTTCTAAGTATTAGAGTACGCAGATTTTGCACATGTTGAAAGAAATCTTGATATACACTCCTGATGCCCATAACCGTCAGTGATAGGTAAGTCAGTTTCCCCAAACTATGGAAGACATCCGCTGTGACATTTGGATATGGGTAGGTGTAGTCCGGAAATGCTTTCACAGCGTGATCTGAGCATCCTAGAGTCAGACTTTGCAGATTAGACAGACTGGAGAA
The DNA window shown above is from Ptychodera flava strain L36383 chromosome 5, AS_Pfla_20210202, whole genome shotgun sequence and carries:
- the LOC139133121 gene encoding toll-like receptor 2 type-2; translation: MGKHSCAVLCGLVLMCLFTGTGVSGSTHYVPSIAPWKVYKQSIITISSSMDDTVPRNLPENLTQLHLRFNQIRVITPESFSELKQLKILEIVYNPLREIGSKPFSSLSNLQSLTLGCSDHAVKAFPDYTYPYPNVTADVFHSLGKLTYLSLTVMGIRSVYQDFFQHVQNLRTLILRRNPIENITKDAFDQLEKLELLDLSFTYITHLYPCSFSKLAKLEILYLSPTRLHVIPSDALSNLISLQVLYVGGNFSTIKFRESVRRLSLRKAVVRAMYTTSVFEYVKEAESYLAPDAFQYLNTSLLMIEKFPMEKTNDMKTNVLFSPSLKSLAYSGFSPKSQCVSQEQNITKALPNTVTLLNLSNNKLKSISPTAFRHLRKLRILNLSFNALYLLNKDTFLGLKQLEVLDLSYNRLDSTALASLRVFSHNDYNLKVLNISKNQYMVCDPDSVFQSVFNISTLRELVMNKMGLKQDDELLTISLCHVPNLQYLKLKGNKLLKFSFSCLLKQQSLKFLDFSENEVNPSSNYYDNVTFSELPNLEHLDLSGRKFDLKVLKGAFSIRTLVLRNYKVGRWVDFWDNSLNAGWSAIGLKFPKLSKLYLSLTHISYLSSSVFESIPKAEELHLQENELTHLDMSQFSSLTHLRYLDMRSNKIVTINGSSWYLPNLTTLLLARNGIVSIPESFLSGKFLPSLRVVDLQRLPFGCDCQLSWFRKWADSDKVVALEGFNDYHCSYSTDSQVSYVKDFNPWLLKCDSNLVTYIIISLSVATVFMVTLSAVCLYNRWYIKYACFVVKLKVKGYREIVDLEEKQKKYDAFVSYNSKDEDFVNDELLHHLETKFRICVDSKHFIGGKSIIDNIIDSIQDSRKTILLLTPNFVKSEWCYFEMEMALHRLFDEGRDVVVLVLLEPIPEKDLPRRLRKLFAKKTFIEWPPKNNPTARQLFWAKLEDAIKVPGKVDRLHKV